In Thermodesulfobacteriota bacterium, the DNA window CCAACTTCGGCGAGCTGCTGGTGCGCATGGGCCATACCGGCGACGTCGGCGTCTTCGGCAAGGTGTTCGATCCTGGCTACTGGTACATCACCACCCAGGAGGCGCAGTTTGCCGGCTGGATCCTGGACAAGATCGGCTACAACGTACGGGATTCGGTCTTCTTCGGCGTGGTCAACGGCCTGCCGGAGCTGTGGCGCAATCCGGCCCTCTGGATGTCCATCGGCATCATCTTCGGGGCCATGATCCTGTCGCTGCTGCAAAACGAGTTCAAATTCAAGGTGCCCAAGGGCGAGCTTATCGTCTGGGGCCTTGTGGGCGGCATGCTCATGGGCGCCGGCTCCCGGCCGGGGCTGGGCTGCAATATCGGCGCCTTCTTCATCCGGGCCGCCGGCGGAGATCCGGGCGGCTGGCTGTACGGTCTCGGCATGGTGACCGGCGGCTTTGTGGGCGTCCTCTTCTTCAACTGGTGGACGGCCCGCAAAATGGCAGCAGAGATGGCGGACATCTAGTACCAGGATTCATCCACACACTCAGGAAAGGCATCCAGGAGGACAACGACCATGGCAATGAAGTTCGAGAAAGTCGGTGAAGGCGTCTATGAGCTGGACGTGTGCGGCTATGTCTGCCCCCATCCCCAGCTCTATTGCAAGAAGTCCCTGGAGAAGATGGCCTCCGGCGAGACCTTGCGCATGATCTTCGACAACCCCTCCTCCGGCGAGACCATCATCCAGATGTGCGATGCCGCCGGCCACGACATTGTCGAGAAGACCAAGGAGGGCTCCAAGCTCGTCTACGTCATCGAGAAGTGCTGACCCGGCGGCAGTTGCCGCCAGGGTCTTGACTGGCCGGCGCCGGCCAGTTGACCGGGCGCCGGCCGGTTGTCTTGAGGTTGGGAGAGGTTTCGGGAGGGAGACGATGAAAGGACCGTTGGTGATCATCATCGCAGTTGTGGCGAGCATGCTCGCCTTCATCACCATTTACAGCCAGACCGGCGCGACAGAAAAGCCCAAGCCGGTGGCGGCAGCGGGCGGCGGCTATGGCAGCCCGGCCGGCGGTGGGCATGGCAGCTCGGCCGGCGGCTATGGCGGCGACTCATCGGGCGGTTACGGCGGCGGCGCCCCGGCAGGTGGCTACGGCGCACCGGCCCCGCCCAGCAGTGGCGGCTACGGTGCACCCAGCAGCAGTGGCGGCTACGGTGCCCCGGCCAGCAGCGGCGGCTATGGCGCCCCCAGCGGTGGCGGCGGCTACGGCGCACCCCGATAACCGGCAGACGCCACGACAGGGGGGGAGACCATGAAGAAGATTGTGATCGCCGTCGACGGCACCAAGGCAACCCGGGAGGTCTTCGACAAGACCGCCCACATCTGCAAGTGCATCGGCCCGGAGGAGGTCCTCCTGGTCTATGTGGAGAAGTTCGAAGGGCCGTCCCTTCTGGACGACATGCTGGGGGATGCCGAGATGGCCACCCTGCGCCAGGTTCTGGAGGGCACCGAGTACAAGGAGGCCCTGGATCGCAAGGCCGAGACAGTGCTCTCCCATTACCACAAGGTGCTCACCGAGCGGCCGCCCTATCCGGCGGTCAGGAAGGTGCTGCGCTCAGGTCATCCTGCCGACGAGATCCTGGCGGTGGCCAAGGAAGAGGCCGCGGACCTCATCATCATCGGCTCGCGGGGCAAGAGGGTGTCCCAGCTGTTCATGGGCAGCGTCAGCCGCGAAGTGGCCAATCAGGCCGAAGTGCCGGTTCTGATCGTCAAGTGAGCTGCCGGCCGCTGGCCTGGCGGGCAGAGGCTCCGGGACGGAGGTGGGGGGACCAGAGGACGCCAGCTGTCTGACGCGTCGTCTGGTCCTTTTTTTTGGTCCGCACCGAGAGAGGGGAAATGGCATGCACAGCACACAAGCCTCGTCCGGCCAAGGCGCAGCCACCGTGCCGGCCAAGGCCTCGGCGGTGGTGCTCGGCGCCGGCCTGGCTGGTCTGGCCGCCGGCGCGGTCCTGGCCGACGGCGGCCGACGGCCGCTGGTCTTCGAGGCCGGGCCGGAGGTGGGGGGCCTCTCCCGCACCCTTTCCCACGGCGGGTTCCGCTTCGACATCGGCGGCCACCGCTTCCTGACCAGGAACCGGCGGGTGGAGGCCTACGTCCGGGAGCTTGTCGGCAGCGACCTTCTGGAAGTGCCCCGCAAGAGCGTCATCCACATGCTGGGCCGCTCCTTCGACTATCCCCTCTCCCCGGCCAACGCCCTTTTCGGCCTCGGTCTTGCCACCACCGCTGCCATCATCAGCGACTACTGCAAGGAACGGCTGCGGGCCTGGCTCACCAGGCCGGCGGTGGTGTCCCTGGAGGACTGGGTGGTGGGCCAGTTCGGCCGCCGGATGTTCGATCTCTACTTCAAGGATTACAGCGAGAAGGTCTGGGGCCTGAGCGGCCAGGAGATCAGCGAGGCCTGGGTGGCCCAGCGCATCCAGGGGCTGTCCCTGTGGACCGCGATCAAGAACGCCTTCACCCGCCTGAGCGGCCGGGACGTCCCCACCCTGGCCGACTCCTTCCTGTACCCGGCCCAGGGCATCGGCGAGATCGCCCAGCGGCTGGCGGAGCGCATTTGCCGCCAGCAGCCGCTGTTGACCCGGACCCGGGTCACCCGTCTTGCGCATGCCCAGGGCCGGATCACGGGCATCCACGCGGAAAACGGCCAGCAGCGCTTCCAGGTGGCGCCGGAGGAGGTGGTGGCCAGCATCCCCTTGAGCCACCTGGTGCGGATGCTCTCCCCTCAGGCGCCGGCAGCCGTGCGCGCCGCCGCCGACCGGCTGCGCTTCCGGGACCTGGTCATCGTCACCATCATGGTGGCCCGGGAAGAGGTCACCGACTGCACCTGGCTCTACCTGCCCGGTGCCGACATCCCCTTCGGCCGCATCCACGAGCCCACCAACTGGAGCCGCCAGCTGGCGCCCCCCGGTTACTCCCACCTGGTGGCCGAATATTTCTGCTTCCAGGGGGACCGCATCTGGAGCCTGGATGACCAGGCACTCATCAAGCTTACGGTGCAGCACCTGGCCCGCCTGGGCTACATCGAGGCCGGGGAGGTCACGGACGGCTGCGTGCACCGCTGCCCGCAGGCCTATCCCCTGTTCGAGGTGGGCTACCAGGAGCTGTGCGACCAGATCCTGGACTATCTGGCCGGCTTCGCCAACCTGCAGGTGGTGGGCCGGGGTGGCCTCTTCCGCTACTACAACATGGACCACGCCCTGGCCTCGGGCATGGCGGCGGCGGAGGCGATCCTCGCCCGGCAGCCGGCCGCCCACCCCCTCGCCGCCCGGCAGCCGGAGCGCCGGCTGGCCAACCGGCCGGCACCGGTGGCCGCGGGCGCGGTCCAGGCTGCGGCCTCATGAGATGCTTCTTCGTCATCCCGGCCTGGGCCCCGGAGGAGATCTTCTCCAGAAAGACCGCCGGCGCCCAGATCAACTACTGGCAGCCCCTGGGCACCCTCTATGTGGCGGCCGCCGTACGGGCCGCCGGCCACCAGGTGCGGCTCCTCAACGGCGCCTTCGAAAGTCAGGAGGCGATGCTGGCGGCGATCCGGGCCGGCCGGCCGCAGGTGGTGGGCATCTACAGCACCACCTTCGGCTGGCCCAAGGCCAAGGAGACCGCCCGGGCGGTGAAGGCCATCGACCCGGCCATCCACGTCACCGTGGGCGGCCCGTATCCGGTGGCCCGGGAGGGCGCCTGTCTGGATGACTGTCCCTTTGTGGACACGGTGGTAACCGGCGAAGGGGAGCTGACCATGCCAGAGCTCCTGGAGCGCCTGGCCTCGGGCCAGTCCCTGGCCGGCTGCCTGGGGGTGGCCTTCCGGGAGAACGGCCAGGTGCAGACCAACCCGCCCCGGCCCTTCATCACCGACCTCGACGCCCTGCCCCTGCCGGCCCGGGATCTGCTGGGCGGAGTGGATGCCTACGTCCCGCCGCCGGCCACCTACCGCCGCAAGCCGGTGGCGGTGATGATCACCGCCCGCGGCTGCAACCGCCGCTGCCTGTTCTGCTTCCAGCTGGACAAGAGCCGCAAGAGCGGCGTCCGCTTCCGCAGCGTGGACAGTGTCCTGGCCGAGATCGAGCACCTCCTGGCCGCCGGCTATCGGGAGATCAAGTTCATCGACGACACCCTGGCCGCCGACTATCACCGGGCCATGACCATCGCCAACGAGATCCAGGCCCGGGGGCTGGACTTCACCTGGTTCGCCTCGGCCTGCGTCTCCCAGGTGGACGAGGCCCTGTTCCGGGCCTTCAAGGCCGCCGGCTGCTGGGCGGTGCTCCTGGGCGCCGAAAGCGGGGTGCAAAAGAGCCTCAACGCCATCCGGAAGGGCATCACCCTGGAGCAGACCCGCCGGGCGGTCAAGGCGGCGAAACGGGCGGGCCTGGTCGTCTACACCCCCTTTCTCTTCGGCATCCCTGGCGAGACCTTTGCCGACGGCCTGGCGACCATCGACTTCGCCTGCCAGCTCGATCCCGACATCGCCAACTTCCACGCCCTGACCCCTTTTCCGGGCACCGAGCTGTACGACAACCTTCCCCTCTACGGCACGATGTCCGAGGATCTGGCCGACTACACGTACCAGGGCGCCGCCTTCGTGCCCCACTCCATGAGCCGCGATGAGATCCAGAAGCTCCGGCAGCTGGCCCTCCGGCGCTTCTATTCCCGGCCCAGCTTCCTTCTCCGCCGCCTCCTGGCCCTGCGCAACCGTCACGACCTGCACGTGGCCTTAAAGGGCGCCAAGAGCCTCTTCTGGCTCTGGGCCCAGCGGGACCTCTTCAGCCGCCCCAGCCGGTAGCCCGGCTTGCCAGCGCCGCTCGCATGGACTGACGCATACCGGCCGCGCTGGCGGAGACCGCGGCGGTGAGGAGGCTCATCTGGCCGCCGGCGGTGTTCGTGCAGACAGTGCCCGCCATCGCATCCGTGAAGTTGAGGACGTCGTTGGCCTCAATATCCAGCCTCCCATAAGTCCTCTGGGTCCTATAAGTCCCATGGGTCCAGGAGAGCCATGGGACTTATGGGAGCTATGAGAATCATGGGATTTGT includes these proteins:
- a CDS encoding sulfurtransferase TusA family protein — protein: MAMKFEKVGEGVYELDVCGYVCPHPQLYCKKSLEKMASGETLRMIFDNPSSGETIIQMCDAAGHDIVEKTKEGSKLVYVIEKC
- a CDS encoding universal stress protein, encoding MKKIVIAVDGTKATREVFDKTAHICKCIGPEEVLLVYVEKFEGPSLLDDMLGDAEMATLRQVLEGTEYKEALDRKAETVLSHYHKVLTERPPYPAVRKVLRSGHPADEILAVAKEEAADLIIIGSRGKRVSQLFMGSVSREVANQAEVPVLIVK
- a CDS encoding FAD-dependent oxidoreductase, producing the protein MHSTQASSGQGAATVPAKASAVVLGAGLAGLAAGAVLADGGRRPLVFEAGPEVGGLSRTLSHGGFRFDIGGHRFLTRNRRVEAYVRELVGSDLLEVPRKSVIHMLGRSFDYPLSPANALFGLGLATTAAIISDYCKERLRAWLTRPAVVSLEDWVVGQFGRRMFDLYFKDYSEKVWGLSGQEISEAWVAQRIQGLSLWTAIKNAFTRLSGRDVPTLADSFLYPAQGIGEIAQRLAERICRQQPLLTRTRVTRLAHAQGRITGIHAENGQQRFQVAPEEVVASIPLSHLVRMLSPQAPAAVRAAADRLRFRDLVIVTIMVAREEVTDCTWLYLPGADIPFGRIHEPTNWSRQLAPPGYSHLVAEYFCFQGDRIWSLDDQALIKLTVQHLARLGYIEAGEVTDGCVHRCPQAYPLFEVGYQELCDQILDYLAGFANLQVVGRGGLFRYYNMDHALASGMAAAEAILARQPAAHPLAARQPERRLANRPAPVAAGAVQAAAS
- a CDS encoding radical SAM protein, yielding MRCFFVIPAWAPEEIFSRKTAGAQINYWQPLGTLYVAAAVRAAGHQVRLLNGAFESQEAMLAAIRAGRPQVVGIYSTTFGWPKAKETARAVKAIDPAIHVTVGGPYPVAREGACLDDCPFVDTVVTGEGELTMPELLERLASGQSLAGCLGVAFRENGQVQTNPPRPFITDLDALPLPARDLLGGVDAYVPPPATYRRKPVAVMITARGCNRRCLFCFQLDKSRKSGVRFRSVDSVLAEIEHLLAAGYREIKFIDDTLAADYHRAMTIANEIQARGLDFTWFASACVSQVDEALFRAFKAAGCWAVLLGAESGVQKSLNAIRKGITLEQTRRAVKAAKRAGLVVYTPFLFGIPGETFADGLATIDFACQLDPDIANFHALTPFPGTELYDNLPLYGTMSEDLADYTYQGAAFVPHSMSRDEIQKLRQLALRRFYSRPSFLLRRLLALRNRHDLHVALKGAKSLFWLWAQRDLFSRPSR